A single window of Sphingobacterium sp. ML3W DNA harbors:
- a CDS encoding MBL fold metallo-hydrolase, with amino-acid sequence MRFQVIGSGSKGNCYLFTDSEGKTLILEAGVKFSNAMEAIDYDVANVQGVLITHSHSDHCKYVVQARKFGLKIFALKETITTIKDYDFFYNPVVPRKEFIIGPYKIMPFELQHNVPIVGYLINHAEMGDTLFVTDTTYVPYTFPNLNNIIIEANFSQEILDSKLKDEMKFLRNRILEDHMSFETTMLTLGKNDLSAVNNIVLCHLSSTNSDAQSYIKTVIENTGKRVSIAKTGLIIDPFDKRPF; translated from the coding sequence ATGAGATTTCAAGTTATAGGTAGTGGATCCAAGGGGAACTGCTACCTATTTACCGATAGTGAGGGAAAAACACTAATCTTGGAAGCTGGGGTGAAATTCTCAAATGCAATGGAAGCTATTGATTACGATGTAGCAAATGTGCAAGGTGTATTGATTACTCATTCGCATTCCGATCACTGTAAATATGTGGTCCAAGCTAGAAAATTTGGTTTGAAAATATTTGCGTTGAAAGAAACCATTACGACTATTAAAGATTATGATTTTTTCTACAATCCAGTAGTTCCCAGGAAAGAATTTATTATCGGACCATATAAGATTATGCCATTTGAATTGCAACATAATGTACCTATTGTTGGATACCTAATTAATCATGCTGAAATGGGAGATACTTTATTTGTGACAGATACAACGTATGTGCCTTATACATTTCCAAATCTTAATAATATAATTATTGAGGCTAATTTTTCTCAAGAAATATTAGATTCGAAATTGAAAGATGAAATGAAATTCTTGAGAAATAGAATTTTAGAAGACCATATGAGTTTTGAGACTACAATGTTGACTTTGGGTAAAAATGATCTTTCTGCAGTAAATAATATAGTACTGTGTCACCTATCTTCAACAAACAGCGATGCTCAATCTTATATTAAAACTGTAATTGAAAATACAGGAAAACGTGTTTCAATTGCTAAAACAGGATTAATTATTGATCCATTTGATAAAAGACCTTTTTAA